The Bacteroidales bacterium genome includes a window with the following:
- a CDS encoding four helix bundle protein, producing the protein MVYEWEYFAKDTIGKQFVRCVDSVAANIAEGFGRYGKRSRVLFFRYAYGSLYEARSWTQKSFDRKLITEDQLLKIRKYLEALPVEIHHLIKFTNERLKF; encoded by the coding sequence ATTGTATATGAATGGGAATATTTTGCTAAAGATACCATTGGGAAACAGTTTGTTCGTTGTGTAGATAGTGTTGCCGCCAATATTGCAGAAGGATTTGGACGCTATGGTAAAAGATCTAGAGTTTTATTTTTTAGGTATGCTTATGGGTCTCTATACGAAGCACGTTCATGGACACAAAAATCGTTTGACAGGAAACTTATTACTGAAGATCAACTATTAAAAATACGCAAGTATCTTGAAGCATTGCCAGTTGAAATTCATCATTTGATAAAATTTACAAATGAAAGACTTAAATTTTAA
- a CDS encoding HD domain-containing protein: MKLFSQVSTVEGSEKYELAIGRKQPLYKKSEDIRSEFSRDYNRILHCNAFRRLKHKTQVFYATMNDHICTRIEHVHHVESVSRTICDELGLNSELAVAIALGHDLGHAPFGHEGEKIISKISKEKIGKSFWHEKNSLRVVDYIESLPDTNGVEKPLNLTYAVRDGIISHCGEVDINALKPRSENIDLCKINEPNEYQPFTWEGCVVKLADKIAYLGRDIEDAWRLNVINENQIIELNDIISKKYAKVTESVFTTSLMHNFIIDLCDNSSIESGLKFSDDTYNLMTNIKSFNYKNIYSHPRIKRYNKYVELIITTLFDFLIEKYNAENTINEIKKGCANYPELCRSFADWLSKYSIASETQKNEFNIFDINDLNQYTDCVLTYLSLMTDQYAMRLFGEITHF, from the coding sequence ATGAAATTATTTTCGCAAGTATCAACAGTTGAAGGAAGTGAGAAATATGAGTTGGCTATTGGAAGAAAGCAGCCTTTGTATAAAAAATCTGAAGATATTCGCTCTGAATTTTCGCGGGATTACAATCGTATTTTGCATTGCAATGCTTTCAGGCGTTTGAAGCACAAAACGCAGGTTTTTTATGCTACTATGAATGACCATATTTGCACTAGAATTGAGCATGTGCATCATGTGGAATCGGTTTCTCGCACTATCTGCGATGAATTAGGGCTTAATTCCGAATTAGCGGTAGCCATTGCATTAGGACATGATTTAGGTCATGCTCCATTTGGGCATGAGGGCGAAAAAATTATTTCAAAAATTTCAAAAGAAAAAATTGGGAAATCTTTTTGGCATGAAAAAAATAGCTTGCGTGTAGTTGATTATATTGAAAGTTTGCCCGACACAAATGGTGTGGAAAAGCCTTTAAATCTAACTTATGCTGTTAGAGATGGAATAATTTCTCATTGCGGCGAAGTTGACATAAATGCGTTGAAACCTAGGAGCGAAAACATAGATTTGTGCAAAATAAATGAGCCAAATGAGTATCAGCCTTTTACGTGGGAAGGCTGTGTTGTGAAATTAGCTGATAAAATCGCTTATTTAGGGCGTGATATAGAAGACGCATGGCGACTTAACGTGATAAATGAAAATCAAATTATAGAACTAAATGATATAATTTCAAAAAAATACGCAAAAGTTACTGAAAGTGTTTTCACAACTTCTTTGATGCATAATTTTATCATTGATTTATGCGACAATAGCTCAATTGAAAGCGGGCTGAAATTCAGCGACGACACTTATAATTTGATGACAAATATAAAATCGTTTAATTATAAAAACATTTATTCGCATCCACGTATAAAGCGATATAACAAGTATGTAGAGCTGATTATAACAACTTTGTTCGATTTTTTAATTGAAAAATACAATGCTGAAAACACTATAAACGAAATTAAAAAAGGTTGTGCAAATTATCCTGAATTGTGCAGGTCTTTTGCAGACTGGCTTTCCAAGTATTCAATTGCTTCTGAAACGCAGAAAAATGAATTTAATATTTTTGATATAAACGACCTAAATCAATACACAGACTGCGTTTTAACTTATTTGTCATTAATGACAGACCAATACGCAATGCGTCTTTTTGGCGAAATAACTCATTTTTAA
- a CDS encoding HlyD family efflux transporter periplasmic adaptor subunit, producing the protein MEEKLPEIHTEEVHDILSKPPSGIIRNGIMLIGIVVVLLLAGSWFVKYPDKVSATIAVSSSNVPASLVAKSSGKITHMFVTNNQVVSEGEILAVIENNAEYTHVLLLDSLISSFDVEDDTKLEDISKQSMLMLGDLQSDFLQFQKIVSDFLLFKSLNLISKKIAALQKQIRLTEQYYKRISDQSALQEEDLDIAKNEFYRDSVLFSQKVISAAEYDKSKVALIQRKQSFLSSKANLSNIQMQKAQIEQQIIEMQLQLTDESKQYTQTITQSHKALSNSINIWKRNYLFISPLKGNCTFTNTREVNQNVSAGDVVFTVVPLQKSELVGILKLPMQGAGKVKVGQVVNIKFDNFPYMEFGVVKGIVKSISLVTNDSNYIVEVSFPNGLKTNYGKNLLFSQEMSGTAEIITEDLRLIERFLNPIKSILKQNL; encoded by the coding sequence ATGGAAGAAAAGTTACCAGAAATACATACAGAAGAAGTTCATGATATATTGAGCAAGCCACCATCAGGAATAATCAGAAATGGCATTATGCTCATAGGGATTGTAGTTGTTCTTTTACTTGCTGGTTCGTGGTTTGTAAAATATCCGGATAAGGTTTCAGCTACCATAGCTGTTAGTTCATCGAATGTGCCTGCATCGTTAGTGGCGAAATCAAGTGGCAAAATTACGCACATGTTTGTTACAAATAATCAAGTTGTTAGCGAAGGCGAAATCCTTGCTGTTATTGAAAATAATGCAGAATATACCCATGTTTTGTTGCTTGATAGTTTGATAAGTTCTTTTGACGTAGAAGATGACACAAAACTTGAAGATATTTCAAAGCAGTCAATGTTAATGCTCGGAGACCTACAATCAGATTTTTTGCAATTTCAAAAAATAGTGTCCGATTTTTTATTGTTTAAAAGTCTTAATTTAATATCAAAAAAAATCGCTGCATTGCAAAAGCAAATTAGGCTTACAGAGCAATATTATAAACGTATTTCCGACCAAAGTGCTTTACAAGAAGAAGATTTGGATATTGCAAAAAATGAATTTTATCGCGATTCTGTTTTATTTTCACAAAAAGTTATTAGCGCAGCAGAATATGATAAGTCAAAAGTTGCATTAATACAGCGAAAGCAGTCGTTTTTATCTTCTAAAGCTAATTTGTCAAATATTCAAATGCAAAAAGCACAAATTGAGCAACAAATTATTGAAATGCAGCTGCAATTGACTGATGAGAGCAAGCAATATACCCAAACAATAACACAATCGCATAAAGCACTTTCAAATTCTATCAATATTTGGAAAAGAAATTATTTGTTTATTTCGCCATTAAAAGGCAATTGCACTTTTACGAATACTCGTGAAGTAAATCAAAATGTTAGTGCTGGCGATGTGGTGTTTACAGTTGTTCCTTTACAGAAAAGCGAACTTGTTGGTATATTAAAATTGCCAATGCAGGGAGCAGGAAAAGTAAAAGTAGGGCAGGTCGTCAATATCAAATTTGATAATTTCCCATATATGGAATTTGGCGTAGTAAAAGGAATTGTAAAATCTATTTCCTTAGTTACAAATGATTCAAATTATATAGTTGAAGTTTCTTTTCCAAACGGATTAAAAACAAACTACGGGAAAAACTTGTTGTTTTCTCAAGAAATGTCAGGAACAGCAGAAATAATAACAGAAGATTTGCGGCTTATAGAAAGATTTTTAAATCCTATAAAATCTATATTGAAGCAAAATTTATAA
- the rnr gene encoding ribonuclease R gives MSSKKSKKDRKKEYNILAINILAVFKQNPYTLLNYKQVAGKLGIGKGAERAKMAEVIEQLVEQNLLIARNRGKYLLNPDVLNLDDNTSEVEGIIDISVNGKGYLLMPDKEDIAIAQGDLNQALTGDKVLVKLFPRRKNRRPEGKVIKVIKRKRIKYVGTIQVGSNMSFFIPDDRKIHIDFLIPNKDLNNAKHGEKVIVEIVEWPQQSRNPFAKIVEVLGRPGVNEVEIQSILANHEFPLKFPNNVEKEAEKISTEIDENEIKKRRDFRDTFTFTCDPFDAKDFDDALSIKKLNNDNFEVGVHIADVSYYVKPNSAIDDEAYDRATSIYMVDRVVPMLPEKLSNNVCSLRPDEDKLCHSVVFELSPNAEVIKYWIGHTVIRSKARFCYEEIQEIIETGKGNFSDEILTLHKLAFKMREERAKAGSINFKSTEIKFKLDENSKPIEVFLKEQKESNMLIEDFMLLANKTVAAHIGKVKNKNQTPKTFVYRIHDEPSPEKLTNFSEFLSKIGYKINLTSKENISHSLNNLFKNVAGKAEERMIETIAVRAMAKAIYSTNNIGHYGLAFKYYTHFTSPIRRYPDLMVHRLLDLYAEGKPPVNQTEYEEKCEHCSDMEKKAADAERESVKFKQMEFMADKVGQKFEGVVSGVSKWGIFVELELSHAEGLVRLEDLKDDFYYLDEDNYMVIGHRTKTAYRLGDKVNVTIRNIDIARKQMDLILNT, from the coding sequence ATGAGTTCTAAAAAAAGCAAGAAAGATAGAAAAAAGGAATATAACATACTAGCAATCAACATATTAGCTGTATTCAAACAAAATCCATATACACTTTTAAACTATAAACAAGTTGCTGGCAAATTAGGCATTGGCAAAGGTGCTGAGAGAGCCAAAATGGCAGAAGTTATAGAACAACTTGTAGAACAGAACTTACTAATTGCCAGAAATAGAGGAAAATACCTGTTAAATCCAGATGTTCTTAATTTAGACGACAATACAAGCGAAGTTGAAGGCATAATTGATATAAGCGTAAATGGCAAAGGCTATTTATTAATGCCGGACAAGGAAGATATAGCAATTGCACAAGGCGATTTGAATCAAGCATTAACGGGCGATAAAGTATTGGTAAAATTGTTTCCACGAAGAAAAAATCGCAGACCAGAAGGGAAAGTCATCAAAGTTATTAAGCGTAAACGCATTAAATACGTGGGCACAATACAAGTTGGCTCAAATATGTCGTTTTTTATTCCTGATGACAGAAAAATTCATATTGATTTTCTTATTCCCAATAAAGATTTGAATAATGCTAAGCATGGAGAAAAAGTAATTGTGGAAATTGTAGAATGGCCCCAGCAATCGAGAAATCCTTTTGCAAAAATTGTAGAAGTGCTTGGGCGACCGGGCGTAAATGAAGTGGAAATCCAAAGCATTTTGGCAAATCACGAATTTCCTTTGAAATTTCCAAATAATGTTGAGAAAGAAGCTGAAAAAATTTCAACAGAAATAGACGAAAATGAAATAAAAAAGCGCCGTGATTTTAGAGATACATTCACATTTACATGCGATCCATTTGACGCAAAAGATTTTGACGATGCCCTTTCAATAAAAAAATTAAACAATGATAATTTTGAAGTTGGTGTTCACATCGCAGATGTATCGTATTATGTAAAGCCAAATTCAGCAATAGACGATGAAGCGTATGACAGGGCAACGTCAATCTATATGGTTGACAGAGTTGTGCCAATGTTACCAGAAAAATTATCGAATAATGTTTGTTCACTTCGCCCTGATGAAGACAAACTTTGTCATTCTGTAGTATTTGAACTCAGTCCGAATGCGGAAGTTATAAAATATTGGATTGGACATACTGTAATACGCTCAAAGGCTCGTTTTTGCTACGAAGAAATTCAGGAAATAATTGAAACGGGCAAAGGCAATTTTAGCGATGAAATTTTAACCCTACATAAACTTGCATTTAAAATGCGAGAAGAAAGAGCTAAAGCGGGAAGTATAAATTTCAAAAGCACTGAAATAAAATTCAAACTCGATGAAAACAGCAAGCCCATTGAAGTTTTTCTAAAAGAGCAAAAAGAGTCGAACATGCTAATTGAAGATTTCATGCTATTGGCAAATAAAACCGTTGCTGCTCATATTGGGAAAGTAAAAAACAAAAATCAAACACCAAAAACCTTTGTTTATAGGATTCATGACGAACCCAGCCCTGAAAAACTTACAAACTTCTCTGAATTTCTAAGCAAAATAGGATATAAAATAAATTTGACATCGAAAGAAAACATTTCGCATTCGTTAAATAATTTATTTAAAAATGTGGCTGGCAAAGCCGAAGAGAGAATGATCGAAACCATTGCTGTGCGTGCAATGGCAAAAGCAATTTATAGTACAAACAATATCGGGCATTACGGGCTAGCTTTCAAATATTACACTCATTTTACATCGCCAATTAGGAGGTATCCAGATTTGATGGTACACCGATTGCTTGATTTATACGCAGAAGGCAAACCACCTGTTAATCAAACTGAGTATGAAGAGAAGTGTGAGCATTGCAGCGATATGGAAAAAAAGGCTGCTGATGCTGAAAGAGAGTCTGTAAAATTCAAGCAAATGGAATTTATGGCTGATAAAGTTGGGCAAAAATTTGAAGGAGTTGTTTCAGGCGTAAGCAAATGGGGAATTTTTGTGGAGCTTGAACTTAGCCATGCCGAAGGACTTGTGAGGCTTGAAGACCTTAAAGACGATTTTTATTATTTAGACGAAGATAATTACATGGTTATTGGTCATAGAACAAAAACGGCTTATAGACTTGGCGACAAAGTAAATGTTACAATACGAAACATTGATATTGCCCGCAAACAAATGGACTTGATTTTAAATACTTAG